The following DNA comes from Alkalispirillum mobile.
CTGGCAGGCCTCCGACATGGTTTCCCAGTCCGAGCGACTGCCCATGATGACGCCCACCAACGGCTGTGGCTCGCTCATCCTGCTCTTCCCTCCGGTGAAAAACGGGGCAGTATACCAGATTGTCAACCCCCTCGGCAGCACTGTGCTATGATCGGGGCAAAGCGGCAACTTTCTGCCGGAGGGCCTATGGACATCAATAACGCATTTAACAGCGGTCTACAGGGCGTCTATGCCGCCCAGTCCGGCCTGGAACGAGGTGCGGTCACCGTGGCCCGGGAAACGGCCCGTACCGCCGAAGGCTCCGAGGACATCAACACCGCGCTGGTGCAATCACTGAGCTACCAACGCCAGGGCGAGGCCTCGGTCCGGGTGGTGCAGGCCGCGGACGAGATGCTGGGCACCCTGCTCAACGAGCGCGCCTGAGCCCGAGGCGCGCGCCCGGTCCGTCAGGGCCCTTGGTCACCACCAAAAACGCCGCCAGCCCCTCAGGAGGCCGGCGGCGTT
Coding sequences within:
- a CDS encoding flagellar basal body rod C-terminal domain-containing protein; this encodes MDINNAFNSGLQGVYAAQSGLERGAVTVARETARTAEGSEDINTALVQSLSYQRQGEASVRVVQAADEMLGTLLNERA